In one Mycobacterium heckeshornense genomic region, the following are encoded:
- a CDS encoding Lrp/AsnC family transcriptional regulator translates to MSETLDDIDRTLVRRLVANGRATLAELAASAGLSVSAVQSRVRRLESRGVVIGYSARINPEAVGNMLSAFVAITPLDPSQPDDAPARLEHIAEIESCHSVAGEESYILLVRVGSARALEDLLQRIRTTANVRTRSTIILRTFYSGREFVP, encoded by the coding sequence ATGAGTGAGACGCTCGACGACATCGACCGGACTCTGGTGCGCCGGCTTGTCGCCAACGGACGCGCGACCCTCGCCGAGCTGGCCGCCAGTGCCGGGCTGTCGGTATCGGCGGTGCAATCCCGGGTGCGCCGGCTGGAGTCCCGCGGCGTGGTGATCGGGTATTCGGCGCGGATCAATCCCGAGGCGGTGGGCAACATGCTGTCGGCGTTCGTGGCCATCACCCCTCTCGATCCCTCTCAACCCGATGATGCGCCGGCCAGGCTCGAGCACATCGCCGAAATCGAGTCCTGTCATTCGGTGGCCGGGGAGGAAAGCTACATCCTGTTGGTGCGCGTGGGGTCCGCGCGGGCGCTTGAGGATCTGCTCCAGCGGATCCGGACGACGGCGAACGTCCGGACCCGGAGCACGATCATTTTACGGACGTTTTACAGTGGACGCGAGTTCGTGCCGTAA